The Salvia miltiorrhiza cultivar Shanhuang (shh) chromosome 2, IMPLAD_Smil_shh, whole genome shotgun sequence DNA window CAACCATATGGTTTTCCATGATGAAACAGAACAAAAGAGAAAAAACAGAGGTCTCAACGGAGGAGAAGACAAAGGCTCTCAACtaaggagagaaaaaaaaagacagAGGTAAACGTAAAAACCTCTAACCTAGCTTATGTTtctgtttcagatttgtttgGAGGGGCTGAATTTGTTAATCAGATGCCAGCTAGTGGATTAATTTTGCCAactaagttttaattttaacatGTCGGCATTAATTTTGTTAGATATAAAAAATGggtcaaaaattaaataagttcaaagttcatgtatttataactagattttaaagttcatgttagtaaatttcatgtatttatacaaTCAAATAAGTCATCCATTTAGATGGAATCGGTGTGGAAATAACTTTTTCATAACCGCACACAGGCAGAATCATTACACcacataaagataaaaaaaaaactaaataattttttccATAACCGCACGCAGGCAAAAAATCATTACATTGCGTGCGGAATCattacaccacacaaagataAGAAAACTTAATAACTTTCTTTATAACCGCACGCAGGCGGAATCATTATACCACATAAAGATAAGAAAATTACACCGCACGCAAACGAGATTGAACCCAACacctctcacaaatgagagtctttgaATACCCCAACTTTGCCACTTAAGCTAAGCTTCATTGGTGGATGGTACATTTTATCAATATTTTATATAGTCTAATATCATAATTCCTTCAACTAATCTTCATATTGTATATCTAAGtttgttttattttacgaaAAATATTATGTGTGTCAGTCGTGTTAATGGATGTACTATACAAACACAAATCAAGAGGACTCGGGTGTCTTTCACTAAAAACAAATATAGCAATCAGAAATTACATAaagttgtatatatatataggggagagttcaacaagaacataaatatttgcaaagtcTAGAGTCATAATCTCGTTCGTTAGATCAATTTTAatcaagggctgagattaaaagctaatataattaatataataatttttgaaaataaaattggtaagattatagtatcccttaaattactcacttccctctctcctctctcatctctctctctcccgtccctttttccctctctctctcgtctctcacacagaacacacacacaccggcagaacacacacacacacacactgaacCTTCTCCATTTTTCCGGCAAAGCAGCGGCAAGCGAGCCCACCGCCGCCCCTTCTCCCGTTCAATTTCCCATTCAGTTTTCCGACGAAGCAGTGGCAGGCGAGCCCACCGCCGTCCCTTCTCCCATTCAATTTTTCGGCGAAGCATCTACCCTCTTTCTCGCGCCGTGAGTCACGCTCGACCGCCGCCCTTGCTGCCGCCAACCGGAGCCCTAGCCCTACATCCCGACTTCTCTCAGATCTAGGCATTGGCGCCGCCCTACGTGGCGCTGCCTCCTTCCTCGGCGACCgcgaccgccgccgcctccctccgtgCTCTCTCTGTTATCCAGCCCCGATTCGtccccaccaccaccgccgcctccctccgtcatctctctgttctccacaccaccaccgccgcctccctccatcCGCTCTCTGTTCTtcacaccaccaccgccgccttcgaacgccctcaagttcagccaccgccgcccaagttcagcacaccaagttcagagccaccgccgccctcaagttcagagccaccgccgccttcgaacgccctcaagttcagccaccgccgcccaagttcagagccaccgccgcccaagttcagccgGAGAACTTTTGAACTTGTACATATAATTCTGTGAacttatacatataattttattgaacctGTACATATATTTCTATGAACTTTTGATTTTCTGGTATTCTGAACTCCGGCCGCCGCCCCCTTCTCCGTGCATTGAACATTCGGCGGAGAAGAGGAAGGGGGCAGtagattttgtaaataattttattgaacttatacatataattctgtgaacttttgaatttgtggtattgaacttctgaactcCGGCCACCGGCCCCTTCTCCGTACCTTGAACATTCGCCGGAGAAGATGAAGGGGGCGGCAGAATTtacagagggagagagagggagaggaaagggagagaggagagaggggacgagagagagagagatgagagagagagaatggaaagtgagtaattttagggatatatgaatcttaccaattttaattatattaacttctaatctcagcctttgatcaagattgatctgacgaaccagattgcgactccattctccatctaatattgtgtttccgtagaatgcaaccctatatatatatatatttatatatatatatatatatatatatatatatagggttgggttccggtggatccctatgcttataatagatccgtagatccaaatctagaccacacatttatgacatgtggcgcatcaagatggtgacacgtggcaaggcatttcaaggcaaaatctggagagaggtaaaattggaatgtaattttcgaaattcaaaaaaaaaaaaaaaaattatattttctcaaaataggtatattctagacgcataaagtttcatacgagaatgcatgaacttttatataaaaatgcatagtttcatataaatatgcataagatttcaccccaccccaaccccaccccccacaccccagaaccccaccccaccccagaaccccacccccacccaccacctacccccccacccccccacccacccccctccccaaaaaaaaaaaaaaaatttatttttttaaaaactgattttctgaccactgacccacccctacccccacccccaccccccacccacccacccccccacccccccccccaaaaaaaaatttttttttaatttttttattttctcaaaaactgattttctgaccactgacccccccacccacccaccccccacccccccaccccccaaaaaaaaatttttttttttgaaaatcagtttttaaaaaaataaaaaaataaaaaaaaattttggggggggggtgggggggtgggggtgggggtgggggtgggtcggtggggggtgggggtgggccagcaattagaaaatcagtttttgaaaaaaaaaaatttgggggggggggggggggggggggtgggtcggtgggggtgggggtgggggtgggccaggaattagaaaatcagtttttgaaaacttttgtgggtgcgatcctggggctggggtggggtggcgaaactaccagatttattaaaatgaaatgcattttttgtatagtttaatgcattttatgtgaaaactttatgcatttttgtttgattttatatgcatgtgaaacatgcctatttttgggggtggtaatggggagggttgggggtggtgtgggctggattggggggtggtatggggtggggtggtgaaaataccaaaactggaaaaattaaatgcatttttctgttcaaagttatgcatttcatgtgaaaactttatgcatctttgtgtgaaactatatgcatctaaaatatatctattttgagaaaatctaaaaaaatatatattttttttaattattaaatccgaaaattacattccaattttacccctccagattttgccttggaatccttgccacgtgtcaccatcttgatgcaccacatgtcataaatgtgtggtcaagatttggatctagggatctattataagcattgggatctatatgatcccattcctatatatatatatatatatatatatatatatatatttatttatttatatattatgttaTCAAATTATTGATAGGGGTAATTGCCCATAAATACATTACTTTTTCCcattttctggaattgcacatcacctttaaaatctgcCTCATAATATataacctttctttttcttctgaaattgcacatggtcagccAACCACCAACTGGAAAAATGATATGGATgccggaaacgccacatatacacgtcggaaaaaaaaattaattgatgtggcagccatgtaggatttttttttttttttttttgctattaaattcgaatttccagaatatagaattaaggCATTAATTTCCCAAATCCCCAATTTTCCCCTAAATCCCCTAGTTTTACAATTTCCCCATTCGCAACAAATTATCGAACGGACGGATCTTTATCGGCTTGTGCCGAACCCAATGGTTGGCCTCCTGACATCATTGATCGCAACCTTCCCTCACTAGATCAAACGAAAACAACAATTTCCCATCGCCCCTACAGTTCTACCATAATCAACAACACGACAACAATAAATGCATTTAAACCAGCCCAAAAAGGATTATGTCAACTAAGTTTTCAGCACAGTAGGCCCTAGATAAAGAAAGCAACCCACGCAAATGCATAATGAATAATTCAAATTGCCGGTTTGTTCGCTTTAATTGAGTTTGTGGAATCTATGCAAATTAGCAGTTGATGTTAGGGGAAAGATCGCAATCTAAGTTAAATCAACGGCGACACGTTCGTCTCCCTACCTGGTTCGTTCTGTGCGCTAGAGCCTTGATCGCCGGTTCGTCGCGTGCGCTGGAGCCTTTGTCGCTGGTTCGTGTTGGTGTAATCGCTAGAGCAAGTGTAATCGCCGGAGTTGGAGCCTTTCTTGGTGTTGGTGTAATCGCTGGAGCTAGGGCAATGTGGAGCGGATCGCTAGACGCTAGGGCAATTGTGGAGCAGATCGAAATTCAAGTCTGGACGCTAGGGCAATTGTAAAAAGTGGGAAATTGTAAAACTAGGGAATTTAGGGGAAAattggagatttgagaaattaatgtcttaattctatattctgaaaattcgaatttaatagaaaaaaaaattataatttcctacatggctgccacatcaagtattttttttttcggcgtgtatatgtggcgtttccggTATCCACGTCATTTTTCCGGTTAGTGGTTggctgaccatgtgcaattccaaaagaaaaagaaaggttatgtattatgaggcggattttaaaggtgatgtggaaTTCCAGAAAATAAGGAAAGGTAATGTACTTAGGGACAATTACCCTTTATTGATATATGCGGGGATAGCTCAGTTGGGAGAGCGTCAGACTGAAGATCTAAAGGTCACGTGTTCGATTGACGTTCACCgcatttttcatttcttttatcTCAGTTGTTCAAAAATATTTAAGAATACCTTATTTTCGCTTTTTTGCATTTCTTTTATCTCAGTTGTTCAAAAATATTTAAGAATACCTTATTTTCGcttttttgctttcttttacCTGAGTTGTTCAAAAATATTTAAGAATACCTTATTTTTgcttttttgttttcatttttgcttttctgcttctacttttttttttcctgagtTCTTTAAAAATATTCAAGACTAActtatttttgctttttttaCCTAAGCTCTTCAAAAATGTTTAGGAATACCTTTTCGACTTCATTTCTGCTTGTTTTTATTGAAattcttatactccctccgtctcacaaaaacaagaacgtttttccattttggggtgtctcacaaaaacatgaacctttccattttagtacatcatgacccaccactacttttccttaattaattcattactctcacaacaccttttaaagtgggacccattttccacttactttaactctcaactaacatttcttaaaacccgtgcatttctctttgttcatgtttttgtgagacggagggagtaaaatattTAAGAATTTGCTTTTGAACTTTTTAAAATGTTTAATAATTTCTCTAtattatttagttttatgaacttTTAATAGTTTCTGTATTTTGGTCTGTTGGAGCTTTTTGGTTGCTGGTTAATTTTTTGcttttgtgtttttatttttgctttttttgctttcttttccCTGGGttcttcaaaaatatttaagaataccttatttttgcttttttgttttcatttttgcttttttgcttcttttttttttcccctgagttcttcaaaaatatttaaGACTACcttatttttgctttttttttttccctcagATCTTCAAAAATGTTTAAGAATACCTTTTCAACTTCATTTTCGCTTGTTTTTACTGAAattcttataaaatatttaagaatTTGCTTTTGAACTTTTTAAAATGTTTAATAATTTCTGTAtattatttagttttatgaacttTTAATAGTTTCTGTATTTTGGTCTGTTGGAGCTTTTTTGGTTGctggttgattttttttttcaaaaaattttaGTTTCtgcattttatttctttttaaaatatttaagaaTTTCTGTTAGAACTTTTTTGAATTGTTGGTTGATTTTCTTAAAGTTGGTTTcatcattttctttctttcttttttcaaacTTCCCTTCTTTTTGTACAAGCTTGGTTCGCGGAGGAAAACACAAAAAACGAgccaaaaaaaacataaaaacaacAGTTGAAATTTCAATCtgatctcaaaaaaaaaaaaaaaggtttaaaTTTCAATCTATGATATTCAGAAATTCGAATTCTAGGTGGAAGCAGGTCCAAATCTTATGTTAAACACCAACCAGTATTACAAATCAGGATGAATCCAAAGCCACTGCAGGATGTATTGCCGGAACCAAAAAAACCCACTGCAGAGTTAGAAAAAAGGAAGCATTTTCATGTCACTTTAAGCAGGAATTCGAAACATTATGACAGTGTGACAGTGTAGACATGTTTTCACCTTATCTTTGGCCCAAATGCTGCCTCACAGTCTTTCTAAATCTTTCTTCTGTACTCTCCATGTAGTCCAGAAATTGCAAGCGACTACACAACACCAAAACCTCGTATTGTTTCAAACGTACTAGCATGTCCGGGGCTCTGTCATAATCCTGAATGGACAACCACACAACAAATTCAGCACAGAACACAACTGAAGTTTCATACCTCAGGCTTGAAGTTAAGGTCATGTCATGTGATTTGATCTGGAGTCCAAATTCAATAGCTGTCAGGAATTGCAAGTCACATTACTCGAGAATGAGTCTGCTGCTCACCTTTTCAGTCACAACAACAACTGGTTTAGCACCAAACTTAGACTCAAGAGCTTCAAGTCTTGTACGCACCACTTGAAGATCCTACAGTTGTAGAAATTGTCAAAGCAAATAGATAGAGTCCATGACAACATTCCCAATCATAACATTCCAAAGATCGAATAAAGACACAAGGATGAAGACAAATCGAGTAGTAACAACATGAATGCTCCCTTAATGTGTCAATGCCATCTGATGTAAGAGAGGTACAAGTACAACCGCCTTTCTTACATTCAATGCAAAATTTTAAGCTTTGAAAAACAGAGGTTACATCATGTAAAATATGATGGATTATAGATGAGTCGTAGTCATAAAGGCTTGTCAAAAAGCCTCAACCTTGGGTAATTAGAATAATGATGGAGACCAACCACAAGTGAACTTTCATACCTGCAACTCAAATAAATGATGGTCACTGAAATCTAGGTGATCCACAAATGTTGGTCCCATCTGCAAATTGTCCAGACATCCTCAATCACAATATGATGATAACAATATAACATTAACATAAATGAGCCAAATTTACAATGTACTAATGTAGTCTGCAGTAAGACAAGCAAACGGATTATTAAACCCTACAAAGAAAAAAGTGAGTACCCTTTCAATCCTCTGAATGAAGGAATCTGCATAACCAATGCCTGAAAGGCATAATACAGTCGCATTTTCAACAGCCATTATTGACAGTTTAGTACATGAATCTCTACAACGGAAGAAGTACATTGGAGTCATTTTAGTGAAGAAAATTGGAGCAGATTTGTTGGCTTTCCGTATTGTGAATTTTAAAGCATCAATGTCCTTTTCCTGTACCTGAAGACATAGGTATCTCAAGAATCAGTAACATCATGCAATTCATTTATCTGCCAAAGGACACATGGGTTTGGGAAAGGAGTAAAGGAAGACATAATGTATGAATACCAAATCAGCATGATGGATGACTAGAATATCAGCTCGGCAGAGTGCAGTCAAAGGCTCCCTTAGTGGCCCAAGAGGAAGTAGGTGATGGTTCCCCCACGGCACCAATGCATTCACCATCACAATCTCCAGATCATGCCGTACACTCAGATGCTGCCTTCCAAATGTTTCCAGTTcacaaaaacacacacaaatccAACCATATTTTGATTAGTTCCAAGAAATAAAATTCCAAAAACACCAAGTTGGGAGCATATGGCAATAAAGGTTCGCTAGATTTCCTTTACACATCTTGAAAAACAACAAGATGAAGAAACATCCCTTTTTTTCCTCAAAAAGGTTCTGATGGCCAAAATCATACAAAAgcagaaaattaatttttacattgataaagaaaaaacaaaatgcATTCAACATCAAAGAATTGTACAAGCATTAGATTGAACTACAATCCCCAAGAAGAACTAAGTATTATTACCTGCATCCCATCATCTAGGATAGCAACCCCAATTTGATCATTGCTAGGTTTAAATTCAATCTTGTTTTCACAAAAGAGTTCCTCAAAAATAGCATGAGATGTGAAACCAAATTGTTCTAGAAATCTAAGAGCAGTGGCAACTCGATTGGCACCAACACCAATTTTGGCAGATGTACCTTGCAGCTGCCTCTGAAGCATTTTAGCTTCATCTGCACCACCATAACCCTGATTTAAACCAAAAATTATGCATTTTTAGTAACATTCTAAATCCTTGGACAGAACTGCCCTAGACTTATGGGAAATCCtatcaaataaatcaaaaggTAAAATAAAATACCCTAGTGAGAATGAGGGGTGAAATTCCAGCAGCAGCAAACGAGCGCGCGAGGAGCTCCACCATTGGAGTTTTCCCATTGCCGCCCCACGTCAAATTGCCAACACTAATCACCGGAACCGGCAACCTTAACCATAATTGCGACATAAAATCAAACACATGATCGGCGAAAACGAAAATCTTATTTGAAAGCTAGAGAATGAAGTAACATTAAATTGGAGAGACAGAATGAGGGGGAAAGAGAAAGATGTGCACCGGTGTATCTGGAGAATGTTGAAGCGGTAGAGGTGGCGGCGGAGGCGGACGGCGACAGAGTAGAGGGAAGAAGCTAGAGAGAGAAGTGGGATTAGAGAGAGGTGGAAAGGTGAGAGATTGGAGAGGAATTGGGAATGTGGGGTGTAAGCTATTTCCTTCACAGCTCTTCTCAATTTCTCCATTGCAATTACAACTCACTTCAACGTTTCAAAATTCACGACTAACCAAATATTACTCCACATCCTTCAGAACCAAAactttagtactccctccgtcccagcccaataggctcagtttcctttctgggacgtcccactccaataggtccagtctaaaaatggaaataattagggGCTTTAATAAAAATCAATACTACTTAAAAACCAATTAGGGACGTCCCACTTCAGATTTTTCCCCTCTCTCTCCGGGAACCTTCCCCTTCCCCCTTCCCCCTTGCCCTTTCCGTCAACTTCCCCACCGCCGCCGTTCTCCGTCaccgccgccccctcccccttctctctctctcaaccgcTGACTCTCCAGAGCTCCTCCGCTTCGCCgtcgtcttcctcctcctcatcctccagCGGCTCCTCCTCCGCGGCATCTTCTTCGTCCTCCTCCTCGGCCAGCAGCAGCGCcgacgaagatgaagaaaacGACGCCAATCGCGGCGAAGTGAGGTCCGGCcacacagatccgccgccgcctcaagcCGCCTCCTCTCCACCCTTTTCTTCTACCTCTGCCGCCGTCTCTAGCGGCGAGCGCCTCCACCGCGTGTACCGCCTTCACCGCCTCTACCCTCCACCATCTCCACCGCGTCTTCGGTCTCCACCGCCTCCATCAGCCTCGTACACCGGGATCCCCAGATCTGGTGAGGGAGACGATGATTTCTCAGAGTGGGTTGCAGATCTGGGTTCTTGATTTGTTGCTATAAATGAGTTCTTAGAAATTTTCATGAAATGGGTAATTATCAATTGATTTTCGTTGATTTTTGTGAAATGAGTTATTGTTTCTTGATTAGTTGGAGCAATTTTCTGTTCGTCACATTTTTGGAATTTTCTCTCATAATTTGCTGAATTGTTTCCTGCTCAATTTGATCTTCCGTTTTGCCCTAACGCCGGAGAAGCACCTTCTGGCTTTGATCGGAGATGGTTTCACCTGAGAACACGAATTGGCTCTACGATTATGGCTTCGAGGATATCACTGTTCCAGATGCCAATTTCGCAGCTCCCAATTTCTGCATTTAAATGATGAAAGTAATCAAATGagattaa harbors:
- the LOC131011522 gene encoding probable tetraacyldisaccharide 4'-kinase, mitochondrial, which encodes MEKLRRAVKEIAYTPHSQFLSNLSPFHLSLIPLLSLASSLYSVAVRLRRHLYRFNILQIHRLPVPVISVGNLTWGGNGKTPMVELLARSFAAAGISPLILTRGYGGADEAKMLQRQLQGTSAKIGVGANRVATALRFLEQFGFTSHAIFEELFCENKIEFKPSNDQIGVAILDDGMQHLSVRHDLEIVMVNALVPWGNHHLLPLGPLREPLTALCRADILVIHHADLVQEKDIDALKFTIRKANKSAPIFFTKMTPMYFFRCRDSCTKLSIMAVENATVLCLSGIGYADSFIQRIERMGPTFVDHLDFSDHHLFELQDLQVVRTRLEALESKFGAKPVVVVTEKDYDRAPDMLVRLKQYEVLVLCSRLQFLDYMESTEERFRKTVRQHLGQR